The following are encoded together in the Arthrobacter sp. Y-9 genome:
- a CDS encoding DUF998 domain-containing protein — MPSSQASPSRPAVRAAGVLLLLAPCWYLFCETIAALGFPGYDYARNYISDLGVPAGGVFEGRAMESRLAEVMNAGFVGEGLLITLAVVALLAADAGRRRRRGALFALLLVHSAGIAVVGLVHGSPENAANGLMLFHGLGAVAAIGAGNAAALVAGTGDALAFRDQPGGALYRRISAVLGAAGFVFAVLLTTHTWLPDGVWERGSVYTIIAWELVTGIALLRRTGR, encoded by the coding sequence GTGCCCTCATCCCAGGCATCCCCGTCCCGGCCCGCCGTGCGCGCCGCCGGAGTCCTGCTCCTGCTGGCCCCGTGCTGGTACCTGTTCTGCGAGACCATCGCCGCGCTCGGCTTCCCCGGGTACGACTACGCCCGCAACTACATCAGTGACCTCGGCGTCCCCGCCGGCGGCGTGTTCGAGGGCCGGGCGATGGAGTCCCGCCTCGCCGAGGTGATGAACGCCGGCTTCGTCGGCGAGGGACTGCTGATCACGCTCGCCGTCGTCGCGCTCCTTGCGGCGGACGCCGGACGACGACGGCGCCGCGGCGCCCTCTTCGCCCTCCTCCTCGTGCACTCCGCCGGCATCGCCGTGGTGGGCCTGGTGCACGGCTCGCCGGAGAACGCGGCCAACGGGCTGATGCTGTTCCACGGCCTGGGGGCCGTGGCGGCCATCGGGGCCGGCAATGCCGCGGCGCTCGTGGCGGGGACCGGCGACGCGCTCGCATTCCGCGACCAGCCCGGCGGCGCGCTGTACCGGAGGATCAGCGCAGTCCTGGGCGCGGCGGGCTTCGTGTTCGCCGTGCTCCTGACGACGCACACCTGGCTGCCGGACGGCGTCTGGGAGCGTGGTTCCGTCTACACGATCATCGCCTGGGAGCTGGTCACGGGCATCGCCCTGCTCCGCCGCACCGGTCGCTGA
- a CDS encoding phage tail protein has protein sequence MSYIVDFVNVSTTGLESSPVVDALAGLRANEARYFKNKYDHVFTVQPAAEAPEVLERVNRILREERDIVIASTPLEVSSFEVDGIRMDYVIYESGLVLNVMYTLEDGGKRAVGFKLSQGMEVPEELASRFKFARQKSKLAGEIRGSYFVIKGEY, from the coding sequence ATGTCGTACATCGTGGATTTCGTCAACGTCTCCACCACCGGACTGGAGTCCTCGCCCGTCGTGGACGCGCTCGCCGGACTGCGGGCGAATGAGGCCCGGTACTTCAAGAACAAGTACGACCACGTCTTCACCGTCCAGCCCGCCGCCGAGGCGCCCGAGGTCCTGGAGCGCGTGAACCGCATCCTGCGCGAGGAGCGGGACATCGTCATCGCTTCCACGCCGTTGGAGGTCTCCTCCTTCGAGGTGGACGGGATCCGGATGGACTACGTCATCTACGAATCGGGCCTGGTCCTCAACGTGATGTACACGCTGGAGGACGGCGGGAAGCGGGCCGTTGGTTTCAAGCTCTCCCAGGGTATGGAGGTCCCGGAGGAGCTGGCGTCCCGCTTCAAGTTCGCCCGTCAGAAGTCGAAGCTGGCCGGCGAGATCCGCGGCTCGTACTTCGTGATCAAGGGCGAGTACTGA
- a CDS encoding SLC13 family permease yields MRLLLIGFGLLLLGGIAVLTGVLPATEALALGERVLPVLLFAGGITVVAELAADAGVFRAVSGLLAGLARGRTVLLWLLIVLLSILCTAFLSIDTTAVLLTPVVVLLASHAGLRPFPFALTTVWLANTASLWLPVSNLSNLLATHRLGDGSAGGFLQLLWAPALVASLLPALLIFLLFRRELRGTFTPEVVKPPEDKVLFWISAAVTAVLLPLLTSGLEPWIPACAAAVALLVVFAVRRRASLSWRLFPGPLIVFVCGLFLVVQSVHSLGVTNVLSGLGNQGSGLPQLLAMAGSGAVGSNVVNNLPAYLGLEPFATSPQLLGSLLIGVNTAPLVTPWASLATLLWHDRLKTVGVSVSWGAYVRLGLVAAPLVMVASVLALWLTRG; encoded by the coding sequence GTGCGACTTCTCCTGATCGGCTTCGGTCTCCTTCTCCTCGGCGGCATCGCGGTGCTCACCGGTGTGCTGCCGGCCACCGAGGCGCTCGCGCTGGGCGAGCGGGTGCTGCCGGTACTGCTGTTCGCGGGAGGAATCACCGTGGTGGCCGAACTCGCCGCCGACGCCGGGGTGTTCCGCGCGGTCTCCGGCCTGCTGGCGGGCCTGGCCCGGGGCCGGACCGTCCTGCTCTGGCTCCTGATCGTGCTGCTCTCCATTCTGTGCACCGCGTTCCTTTCGATCGACACCACGGCCGTGCTCCTGACACCCGTGGTCGTCCTCCTCGCATCGCATGCCGGACTGCGGCCGTTCCCGTTCGCCCTGACCACCGTCTGGCTGGCCAACACCGCGTCGCTGTGGCTGCCCGTGTCCAATCTGAGCAATCTGCTCGCCACCCACCGGCTCGGCGACGGCAGCGCCGGGGGTTTCCTGCAACTGCTCTGGGCGCCTGCGCTGGTGGCGAGCCTGCTCCCGGCGCTCCTCATCTTCCTGCTGTTCCGGCGGGAGCTGCGGGGCACCTTCACACCGGAGGTGGTGAAGCCGCCGGAGGACAAGGTGCTCTTCTGGATCTCGGCGGCGGTCACGGCGGTGCTGCTGCCGCTGCTCACGAGCGGCCTGGAGCCGTGGATCCCGGCCTGCGCCGCCGCGGTGGCGCTCCTCGTGGTGTTCGCCGTGCGACGCCGGGCCTCCCTGAGCTGGCGGCTGTTCCCCGGGCCGCTGATCGTGTTCGTCTGCGGCCTCTTCCTCGTGGTGCAGTCGGTGCACTCGCTCGGCGTGACGAACGTCCTGAGCGGGCTGGGCAACCAGGGCTCGGGCCTTCCGCAGCTCCTCGCCATGGCCGGCAGCGGCGCCGTCGGCTCCAACGTCGTGAACAATCTGCCGGCCTATCTGGGCCTGGAGCCGTTCGCGACGTCGCCTCAGCTGCTCGGCAGTCTGCTGATCGGCGTCAACACGGCGCCCCTCGTGACGCCGTGGGCGTCCCTGGCCACGCTCCTGTGGCACGACCGCCTCAAGACGGTCGGCGTCAGCGTCAGCTGGGGCGCGTATGTCCGCCTGGGTCTGGTCGCCGCCCCGCTCGTGATGGTCGCCTCGGTCCTGGCCCTCTGGCTCACGCGCGGCTGA
- a CDS encoding GNAT family N-acetyltransferase, which translates to MSTVDTRAPRPDGIRTAPADWEEVERLFSLGGDAAGCWCQWFTLRPAEWKSQPRAERKELLREQFQRDEVPPGVLAFADGTAVGWAAVAPRRCYPRVEHLQLVQKADRAVPPEDGEHWVVSCFVVARTHRRRGVARALLDAAVAFAAEHGADWVEGYPVDTADRPKATSSDLFHGTVTLFEQAGFTRVYDGVPGRALMRRRAPGAGTA; encoded by the coding sequence ATGAGCACCGTGGACACGCGCGCACCCCGGCCCGACGGCATCAGGACAGCTCCTGCCGACTGGGAGGAGGTGGAGCGCCTCTTCTCCCTCGGCGGCGACGCGGCGGGCTGCTGGTGCCAGTGGTTCACCCTGCGTCCGGCCGAATGGAAGAGCCAGCCGCGCGCTGAACGCAAGGAGCTGCTGCGCGAGCAATTCCAGCGGGACGAGGTGCCCCCGGGCGTGCTGGCGTTCGCCGACGGGACGGCGGTCGGCTGGGCCGCCGTCGCACCGCGCCGCTGCTACCCGCGCGTGGAGCACCTGCAGCTCGTCCAGAAGGCCGACCGCGCCGTCCCGCCTGAGGACGGCGAGCACTGGGTGGTGAGCTGTTTCGTCGTGGCGCGGACGCACCGCCGCCGCGGGGTGGCCCGTGCGCTCCTGGATGCGGCGGTCGCCTTCGCGGCCGAGCACGGCGCCGACTGGGTGGAGGGCTACCCGGTGGACACCGCCGACCGTCCCAAGGCGACCTCCTCGGACCTGTTCCACGGGACGGTGACGCTCTTCGAGCAGGCTGGCTTCACCCGGGTGTACGACGGCGTGCCGGGCCGCGCGCTCATGCGTCGCCGGGCGCCGGGGGCCGGGACGGCGTAG
- a CDS encoding TetR/AcrR family transcriptional regulator, producing MARPRTRLLSRDIILDAALELIDRHHDFTIQGIGKHLGVNPSSLYHHLSGGRDEIINALRERFYRKISLDALRDADRPWQERVEHWIRSYREAVAQYPAAIPLLMGRMVDDRPTLAVYETLVALLAEAGVPVRQRVTVVSMLDAVVFGSAADAVSPDPLWLTSPLSQPALHEAVAAATPSERVAEGLTLAIQASVAWIEVLAAKASEEATPSRPPAPGDA from the coding sequence ATGGCCAGACCCCGGACGCGTCTACTCTCGCGCGACATCATTCTGGACGCGGCGCTGGAACTGATCGACCGCCACCATGACTTCACGATCCAGGGGATCGGCAAGCACCTGGGCGTGAACCCGTCGTCGCTGTATCACCACCTCAGTGGCGGGCGGGACGAGATCATCAACGCACTCCGCGAGCGGTTCTACCGGAAGATCAGCCTTGACGCGCTGCGGGACGCGGACCGCCCCTGGCAGGAGCGCGTGGAGCACTGGATCCGTTCGTACCGCGAGGCCGTGGCGCAGTACCCCGCTGCGATCCCGCTCCTGATGGGGCGCATGGTGGATGACCGGCCCACGCTCGCCGTGTACGAGACGCTGGTCGCGCTGCTCGCGGAGGCGGGGGTGCCGGTCCGGCAGCGGGTCACGGTGGTGTCGATGCTCGACGCCGTCGTGTTCGGTTCGGCGGCCGACGCCGTCTCGCCGGACCCCCTCTGGCTCACGTCCCCGCTGTCGCAACCGGCGCTTCACGAGGCGGTCGCCGCCGCGACGCCGTCCGAGCGGGTGGCCGAAGGGCTCACCCTCGCCATTCAGGCGTCCGTCGCCTGGATCGAAGTCCTGGCAGCGAAAGCGTCCGAGGAGGCTACGCCGTCCCGGCCCCCGGCGCCCGGCGACGCATGA
- a CDS encoding cytosine permease, which yields MTTTPSDTGSPARLIEARSIDWVPESERHGKLWHQGPLWFLGNFQYFSIPIGFIGPSMGLSLGWTVVASVLGIAVGTVFMAFHASQGPTMGLPQLIQSRAQFGYRGVVVPLLATLFTYIAFNVADTVLLSEGLNSSFGWNPTLIAVLATVAGAGLAIFGHDWLHKAFRILLYVSLPIMTILTIGVISGGAGGSWDSSHYGFTWVAFMAQFAACAAYNITYAPYVSDNSRYLPTNTPARSVIAAVFLGASSSAIWLISLGAWLSIALGATDGLAGLQTAGNTIFPSLGNVAALLSALALTATMGMNAYGGMLTVLTTVDSIRPIKPKTTARVVTVLGLAVLWYLVASSISSGSVATVFSALTLMLYILVPWTATNLVDFFVVRRGHYAIADLFTPNGIYGAWGWRGLTAFAIGLLSEIPFMVLPTIGGWSFVGPVASALGDVDIAWLVGLAVTSVAYWLLGRSLDLAAEESERRRSDEQLSGQGPA from the coding sequence ATGACCACCACCCCTTCAGACACCGGCAGCCCCGCCCGGCTCATCGAAGCCCGGTCCATCGACTGGGTCCCGGAGAGCGAACGCCACGGCAAACTCTGGCACCAGGGCCCGTTGTGGTTCCTCGGCAACTTCCAGTACTTCTCGATCCCCATCGGGTTCATCGGCCCGTCCATGGGGCTCTCCCTCGGCTGGACCGTCGTGGCGAGCGTCCTGGGCATCGCCGTCGGCACGGTCTTCATGGCCTTCCACGCCTCCCAGGGCCCCACCATGGGCCTGCCCCAGCTGATCCAGTCGCGGGCGCAGTTCGGCTACCGCGGCGTCGTGGTCCCGCTCCTCGCCACTCTCTTCACGTACATCGCGTTCAACGTGGCGGACACGGTCCTGTTGAGCGAAGGCCTGAACAGCTCCTTCGGCTGGAACCCGACGCTGATCGCCGTTCTCGCGACGGTGGCCGGCGCGGGCCTCGCGATCTTCGGCCACGACTGGCTGCACAAGGCGTTCCGCATCCTGCTGTACGTCTCGCTGCCCATCATGACGATCCTGACCATCGGGGTCATCAGCGGCGGCGCCGGCGGATCCTGGGATTCCTCGCACTACGGCTTCACCTGGGTCGCCTTCATGGCGCAGTTCGCGGCCTGCGCGGCGTACAACATCACCTACGCCCCCTACGTCTCCGACAACTCCCGGTACCTCCCCACGAACACCCCGGCACGGTCCGTGATCGCCGCCGTCTTCTTAGGCGCCTCCTCCTCGGCCATCTGGCTGATCTCGCTGGGCGCGTGGCTGTCGATCGCCCTCGGCGCGACCGACGGTCTCGCCGGCCTCCAGACCGCGGGCAACACGATCTTCCCGTCCCTCGGGAACGTGGCCGCCCTGCTCTCGGCGCTCGCCCTGACCGCGACCATGGGCATGAACGCCTACGGCGGCATGCTCACCGTCCTGACCACGGTCGACTCGATCCGCCCGATCAAGCCCAAGACCACCGCCCGCGTGGTCACGGTCCTCGGACTCGCGGTGCTCTGGTACCTGGTGGCCTCCTCGATCAGCTCCGGATCCGTCGCCACGGTCTTCTCCGCCCTGACCCTGATGCTCTACATCCTGGTCCCCTGGACGGCCACCAATCTGGTCGATTTCTTCGTGGTGCGGCGCGGTCATTACGCCATCGCGGACCTCTTCACGCCCAACGGCATCTATGGCGCCTGGGGCTGGCGCGGACTCACCGCGTTCGCCATCGGCCTCCTGAGCGAGATCCCCTTCATGGTCCTGCCGACCATCGGCGGCTGGAGCTTCGTGGGCCCGGTGGCCTCCGCCCTGGGCGACGTCGACATCGCCTGGCTCGTCGGCCTCGCCGTCACCTCGGTGGCGTACTGGCTGCTGGGCCGTTCGCTCGACCTCGCGGCGGAGGAGAGCGAACGACGCCGGAGCGACGAACAGCTCTCCGGGCAGGGTCCCGCGTAG
- a CDS encoding alcohol dehydrogenase catalytic domain-containing protein, translated as MTEATTFRAGRGVSREPLTVASPGPGQVRVGIRATGVCHSDLHIVNGDWPAAQPLVLGHEAAGIVEETGPGVTTVQPGDHVVLSWFAPCGRCVNCAAGRGWLCTGTTALSNTLPDGTTAFRDGDGEPLWPYLGLGTFTPEVVVPESAAVKVDERLPFTVGALLGCSVTTGVGAVLNTAKVPAGASAVVIGCGGVGLSVVMGLRLAGADPIIAVDLSEEKRAMARELGATVTLDPRETDLTEFVTEQFGGVDFAFEAIGNEKVIETLPGLLAPGGAAVLVGMTRIGARASIDPFDLADQGKSILGCNYGSSVAQVDIPRLARLHLAGLLPLERLIDRVRPLSEAADALEDLAAGTGLRSVLTP; from the coding sequence ATGACCGAAGCCACCACCTTCCGCGCCGGACGCGGCGTGTCCCGGGAGCCGCTCACCGTGGCGTCCCCCGGGCCCGGCCAGGTCCGGGTCGGCATCCGAGCCACGGGCGTCTGCCACTCGGATCTGCACATCGTCAACGGCGACTGGCCCGCGGCGCAGCCCCTGGTCCTCGGTCACGAGGCCGCGGGCATCGTCGAGGAGACCGGACCGGGCGTCACCACCGTTCAGCCCGGCGACCATGTGGTGCTGTCCTGGTTCGCCCCGTGCGGACGGTGCGTCAACTGCGCCGCCGGCCGCGGCTGGCTGTGCACCGGCACCACCGCGCTGTCCAACACCTTGCCGGACGGCACCACCGCATTCCGCGACGGCGACGGCGAGCCCCTCTGGCCCTACCTCGGGCTGGGCACCTTCACGCCGGAGGTGGTCGTGCCGGAGTCGGCGGCGGTCAAGGTCGACGAGCGGCTGCCCTTCACCGTGGGCGCCCTCCTCGGCTGCTCGGTGACCACCGGCGTGGGCGCGGTCCTGAACACCGCGAAGGTCCCGGCGGGAGCCTCCGCCGTGGTCATCGGCTGTGGCGGCGTGGGCCTCTCCGTGGTGATGGGGCTCCGCCTCGCGGGCGCCGACCCGATCATCGCGGTGGACCTGTCCGAGGAGAAGCGGGCCATGGCACGCGAACTGGGGGCCACGGTCACCCTGGACCCTCGCGAGACGGACCTGACCGAATTCGTCACGGAACAGTTCGGAGGCGTGGATTTCGCGTTCGAGGCGATCGGGAACGAGAAGGTCATCGAGACCCTCCCCGGGCTGCTCGCTCCGGGCGGCGCCGCCGTGCTGGTCGGCATGACCCGCATCGGCGCCCGGGCCAGCATCGACCCGTTCGACCTGGCGGACCAGGGCAAGAGCATCCTGGGGTGCAATTACGGGTCGAGCGTGGCGCAGGTGGACATCCCCCGGCTCGCGCGGCTCCACCTCGCGGGGCTGCTGCCGCTCGAACGGCTCATCGACCGCGTCCGGCCCCTCTCCGAGGCCGCCGACGCCCTCGAGGACCTGGCGGCCGGAACCGGGCTGCGGTCGGTCCTGACCCCCTGA
- a CDS encoding ABC transporter substrate-binding protein: MFTARIARIAAAGAALAVTLALSACGSGNPLDQPSTAGGGSGDKIVVGSQAYYSNEIIAEIYAQGLEKDGQKVERKFNIGQRDAYMGDVKSGAISLFPEYTGNLLEFLQGKASSTSPADVYAELKKALPKGLVALDYAQAADQDTYTVTKATADKYGLQTIADLSKVQGKVTIGGAPEFEKRPYGPAAAKTQYGVDLAFSATGPTTLDALRAGTVQVADIYSADPAFEKGDLVTLKDPKNMILSSNVVPIASEAVSGKISKVINAISAKLTTEELVKLNVQSTVGKRQPAEIATAWLKDKGLS; the protein is encoded by the coding sequence ATGTTCACTGCTCGCATCGCCAGGATCGCCGCGGCCGGCGCCGCGCTCGCCGTCACTCTCGCCCTCAGCGCGTGCGGTTCCGGCAACCCGCTGGACCAGCCCAGCACCGCGGGAGGCGGCTCCGGGGACAAGATCGTCGTCGGGTCGCAGGCGTACTATTCGAACGAGATCATCGCCGAGATCTACGCCCAGGGCCTCGAGAAGGACGGCCAGAAGGTGGAGCGTAAATTCAACATCGGCCAGCGCGACGCCTACATGGGCGACGTGAAGTCCGGGGCGATCAGTCTGTTCCCCGAGTACACCGGCAACCTCCTGGAGTTCCTGCAGGGCAAGGCGTCCTCGACGAGCCCCGCCGATGTGTACGCCGAGCTGAAGAAGGCCCTGCCCAAGGGTCTTGTGGCGCTCGACTACGCTCAGGCCGCGGACCAGGACACCTACACGGTGACCAAGGCGACCGCCGACAAGTACGGCCTCCAGACGATCGCGGACCTGAGCAAGGTCCAGGGCAAGGTCACGATCGGCGGCGCCCCGGAGTTCGAGAAGCGCCCGTACGGACCGGCTGCCGCGAAGACCCAGTACGGCGTGGATCTCGCCTTCTCCGCGACCGGCCCCACCACCCTGGACGCGCTGCGTGCTGGGACGGTGCAGGTGGCGGACATCTACTCTGCGGATCCGGCGTTCGAAAAGGGTGACCTGGTCACGCTGAAGGATCCGAAGAACATGATCCTGTCCTCCAACGTGGTGCCGATCGCGAGCGAGGCCGTCTCCGGGAAGATCTCCAAGGTGATCAACGCGATCAGCGCGAAGCTGACCACCGAGGAACTGGTGAAGCTGAACGTCCAGAGCACGGTGGGCAAGCGCCAGCCGGCCGAGATCGCCACGGCCTGGCTCAAGGACAAGGGCCTGAGCTGA
- a CDS encoding ABC transporter permease: MNLFADAVRWLTDPEQWTGTYALPTLLGQHLLYTALSVLIAAIVAVPAGWLIGHTGRGREVAVAISGAARAIPSFGLLILLVLLFGVLQVPAAALVTFVLLGIPSLLAGAYTGIEAIDRRVIDAAKAMGMTPWQVFWKVEFRLGLPLLIGGLRAATLQVIATVTIAAYVNLGGLGWPIIQGIPLRRFDQVLAGALLVAVLALIVDLLFALAQRAAVPAGVRVSGGGRQETEPRARRRTSSRVRLNTPAASRQHAE, translated from the coding sequence ATGAACCTCTTCGCCGATGCGGTCCGTTGGCTGACCGATCCCGAGCAGTGGACCGGCACCTACGCGCTCCCCACTCTCCTCGGACAGCACCTGCTGTACACGGCGCTGTCCGTGCTGATCGCCGCCATCGTCGCGGTGCCTGCCGGCTGGCTCATCGGCCACACGGGACGCGGCCGCGAGGTGGCCGTCGCGATCTCCGGCGCCGCCCGGGCCATTCCGTCGTTCGGGCTGCTCATCCTGCTGGTGCTCCTGTTCGGCGTGCTGCAGGTCCCGGCGGCGGCCCTCGTGACGTTCGTGCTGCTCGGCATCCCGTCCCTCCTGGCCGGCGCCTACACCGGGATCGAGGCGATCGACCGCCGCGTGATCGACGCCGCCAAGGCCATGGGCATGACCCCGTGGCAGGTGTTCTGGAAGGTGGAGTTCCGCCTCGGCCTGCCGCTGCTCATCGGCGGTCTCCGTGCGGCCACGCTTCAGGTCATCGCCACCGTCACCATCGCCGCCTACGTCAATCTGGGCGGTCTCGGCTGGCCCATCATCCAGGGCATCCCGCTGCGCCGCTTCGATCAGGTGCTGGCCGGCGCCCTGCTGGTGGCGGTCCTCGCCCTGATCGTCGATCTCCTGTTCGCCCTGGCCCAGCGCGCCGCCGTCCCCGCCGGGGTGCGGGTGTCCGGCGGCGGGCGCCAGGAGACCGAACCCCGTGCGCGCCGTCGCACGTCATCCCGCGTCCGGCTGAACACCCCAGCCGCGTCCAGACAGCACGCCGAGTGA
- a CDS encoding ABC transporter permease subunit — protein sequence MTWILDNLGLILNLTGVHLRQSVIALALGIVVAIPLGRFAWRYRLVRGPVILLTGLLYTIPSLALLILLPALFGYPATNEANLVTALTIYAVAILVRSVADGLDAVDPDVRRAATAMGYAPARRFWTVELPLAAPVILAGVRVAAVSTIALATVGTLIGVNNLGYLFTNGLDRRLIEEVFAGVAAVVILAILVDVVLVLLGRLLMPWQRATNGRAKRSRAAEPAEVSA from the coding sequence GTGACCTGGATCCTCGACAACCTGGGGCTGATCCTCAATCTGACCGGAGTGCATCTGCGGCAGAGCGTCATCGCCCTGGCCCTCGGCATCGTGGTCGCGATTCCGCTGGGCCGTTTCGCCTGGCGGTACCGGCTCGTCCGCGGACCCGTCATCCTGCTGACCGGGCTGCTCTACACGATCCCGTCGCTCGCGCTGCTGATTCTGCTGCCGGCGCTCTTCGGCTACCCGGCCACCAACGAGGCGAATCTCGTCACGGCGCTGACCATCTATGCCGTCGCCATCCTGGTGCGCTCCGTGGCTGACGGTCTCGACGCCGTGGACCCCGACGTGCGCCGCGCCGCCACCGCTATGGGGTACGCACCTGCACGCCGGTTCTGGACGGTGGAACTGCCCCTCGCCGCCCCCGTGATCCTCGCCGGGGTGCGCGTGGCGGCCGTCAGCACGATCGCCCTGGCCACGGTGGGCACCCTGATCGGGGTCAACAACCTGGGGTATCTCTTCACCAACGGGCTGGACCGCCGGCTCATCGAAGAGGTGTTCGCCGGAGTCGCCGCCGTGGTGATCCTGGCGATTCTCGTGGACGTGGTCCTGGTGCTTCTGGGGCGCCTGCTCATGCCCTGGCAGCGTGCCACGAACGGCCGGGCGAAGCGCTCGCGGGCCGCCGAGCCGGCGGAGGTGTCCGCATGA
- a CDS encoding ATP-binding cassette domain-containing protein, protein MIEFRSVSKTFPDGTLAVDGFNLVIPPRQTTVLVGSSGSGKTTLLRMINRMVEPSSGTVEIDGESVLDRDPVALRRGIGYVMQNSGLMPHFTVLDNVATVMRLNGASRADAHTRAREMLDTVGLSQKLADRYPSQLSGGQQQRVGVARGLAADPNILLMDEPFGAVDPIVRAELQQELLRLQSELGKTVVFVTHDIDEAFLLGDRIVILGAGAQIVQEGTPEEIIANPADDFVAAFIGADRGKRALRLVETPEGTVVVDATGRTQGALVDAPAASGAVGGTAPAVAPGGGTGG, encoded by the coding sequence ATGATCGAATTCCGCTCCGTCTCCAAGACGTTCCCCGACGGCACGCTCGCCGTGGACGGCTTCAACCTGGTCATCCCGCCCCGGCAGACCACCGTCCTGGTGGGCTCCTCCGGATCGGGCAAGACCACCCTGCTCCGCATGATCAACCGGATGGTGGAGCCGAGCTCCGGCACCGTGGAGATCGACGGCGAAAGCGTCCTGGACCGTGACCCGGTGGCCCTACGGCGTGGCATCGGCTACGTCATGCAGAACTCCGGCCTGATGCCGCACTTCACCGTGCTGGACAACGTCGCCACCGTGATGCGGCTCAACGGCGCCTCCCGGGCCGACGCCCACACGCGCGCCCGCGAGATGCTGGACACCGTGGGCCTCTCCCAGAAGCTCGCGGACCGGTACCCGAGCCAGCTGTCCGGGGGCCAGCAGCAGAGGGTCGGCGTGGCCCGTGGTCTCGCGGCAGACCCGAACATCCTGCTCATGGACGAGCCGTTCGGAGCGGTCGACCCGATCGTCCGCGCCGAGCTTCAGCAGGAACTCCTGCGTCTCCAGTCCGAACTCGGCAAGACCGTGGTGTTCGTGACCCACGACATCGACGAGGCGTTCCTGCTCGGCGACCGCATCGTCATCCTCGGCGCCGGCGCGCAGATCGTGCAGGAAGGCACTCCCGAGGAGATCATCGCGAATCCTGCCGACGACTTCGTGGCCGCCTTCATCGGGGCGGACCGGGGCAAGCGCGCCCTGCGCCTGGTGGAGACCCCCGAGGGCACCGTGGTGGTCGACGCGACCGGTCGGACCCAGGGAGCGCTCGTGGACGCGCCGGCAGCGTCCGGAGCCGTGGGCGGAACCGCCCCGGCCGTGGCGCCGGGCGGCGGGACCGGCGGCTGA